The Pseudopipra pipra isolate bDixPip1 chromosome 6, bDixPip1.hap1, whole genome shotgun sequence genome includes a region encoding these proteins:
- the INF2 gene encoding inverted formin-2 isoform X1: MSIKKEGAHKKWAALKEKLGPQETDQSEANLENAEPELCIRLLQMPSVVNYSGLKKRLENSDDAWMVQFLELCGLDLLLEALDRLSGRGVARISDALLQLTCISCVRAVMNSHKGIEYIVSNEGYVRKLFQALDTTNVMVKKQIFELLAALCIYSSDGHALALDALDHYKSVKNQQYRFSIIMNELSNTDNVPYMVTLLSAINAIILGKEELRTRTQIRNEFIGLQLLDVLDKLRDIEEEDLLIQCDTFEEFKVEDDEELLKMCDGINMNDHHEVFSSLFNKVSRSPVSVQLLSILQSLLHLEPSHQSSLLLWESLDAVVNRALLLANDIQGNTVEEVMERLLSTKKHPNKQKRAENRLSGSAAGGAQGEPEPCARAARSPVGSSNPSKAPTTSSGPLANEKKISSCQFTGCSALPEMSNPPHNTGSTPAPPPPAPPPPPSGTAAMNPTSLMTNTPPAPPLPGVPPPPPPLPGMEGIPPPPPPLPGMVGIPPPPPPLPGMGGIPPPPPPLPGMGGIPPPPPPLPGMVGIPPPPPPLPGTGGIPPPPPPLPGMGGIPPPPPPLPGMGGIPPPPPLLPGMAGDHIEAVVASQFSCPLGMGRPPRKAVKTPTLRMKKLNWQKLPSNVVREGHSMWASVSSSSEETIEPNYTSIEQLFCFPQPTPKEKTVTPVKAEPKEITFLDSKKSLNLNIFLKQFKCSNEEVTAMIRNGDRTKFDVEVLKQLLKLLPEKHEIENLKAFKEEKSKLANADQFYLLLLQIPSYQLRIECMLICEETIVVLDMIQPKAEAIRRACEDLLTSHRLPLFCQLILKVGNFLNYGSHTGDADGFKISTLLKLTETKANQTRITLLHHILEEVENSHKDLLELPKDLEYVSKAAGINLDIIRTESSTNLKKLLELQRKVLSSNDDVKQQYEKPIQDSIDASKKLEEEFETIERKREELANYLCEDPSKLSLEDIFSIMKTFRDLFIRALKENKDRKEQAAKAEKRKKQLEEEEGKRQKGENGKVIKKGLGKQDEVCVIDALLADIRKGFTLRKTKNRHESDAIPKPLSEESPEESQSGKSIKDPQEAGKQISDETKQNKDGDHSESTPPSATALTEMGRGVTDASPSNQVLPKNNAGGSLPFDSQTESPSVSLVEADGAGQLMPGTGMEQTDNWASLQPSTKGSSLAFSLADTGSRISFVSSSSATALRDQLSWTNGSLSEGQDKECLADGSESYRLAQEPEPQLSKTRTDPGSAQSAPCNEAHQAESKEMTKENEDPGTDSLLDTSQEKSFSEEPATDSSCSATLTPEQTHTDREKQRPPGKRKKKKRHSKSYSAEVESDTGDNKTKKGCVTQ; encoded by the exons ATGTCAATCAAAAAGGAAGGTGCCCACAAGAAGTGGGCTGCCCTGAAGGAGAAACTCGGACCCCAGGAGACTGACCAGTCAGAGGCCAACCTGGAAAATGCAGAGCCGGAGCTGTGCATCCGTCTCCTGCAAATGCCATCGGTGGTGAACTACTCTGGGCTGAAGAAGCGTCTGGAGAACAGCGACGATGCCTGGATGGTCCAGTTCCTGGAGCTGTGTGGGCTGGACCTCCTTCTGGAAGCCCTGGACAGGCTGTCTGGGCGAGGAGTGGCCAGGATATCCGATGCTTTGCTTCAGCTCACCTGCATTAGCTGCGTGCGAGCCGTCATGAACTCCCACAAAGGCATCGAATACATTGTGAGCAACGAGGGCTATGTCAGAAAACTCTTCCAAG caCTTGACACAACTAATGTCATGgtcaaaaagcaaatatttgagCTCCTGGCTGCACTGTGCATTTACTCATCAGATGGCCATGCTTTGGCTCTGGATGCCTTGGACCATTACAAG AGTGTGAAGAACCAGCAGTATCGATTCAGCATCATAATGAACGAGCTCTCCAACACAGACAACGTGCCATACATGGTGACACTGCTGAGTGCTATCAATGCCATCATACTGGGGAAAGAAGAGCTAAGAACAAGGACACAAATCAGAAACGAATTCATAG GGCTTCAGCTGTTGGATGTTTTAGACAAGCTAAG AGACATCGAAGAGGAGGATCTGCTTATCCAGTGTGATACATTTGAGGAGTTCAAGGTAGAAGATGATGAGGAATTATTAAAGATGTGTGATGGCATAAACATGAATGATCATCATGAGGTCTTTTCATCTCTCTTCAATAAA GTGAGCCGCTCTCCAGTCTCCGTCCAGCTGCTGTCCATCCTTCAGAGCCTGCTGCACTTGGAACCATCTCATCAgtccagcctcctgctgtgggAGTCCTTGGATGCTGTAGTGAACAGAGCCCTTTTGCTTGCAAATGACA TTCAAGGGAACACAGTTGAAGAAGTCATGGAGAGGTTGCTGTCTACCAAGAAACATCCAAACAAGCAAAAGCGAGCTGAGAACCGGCTGTCTGGGAGTGCAGCTGGAGGCGCCCAGGGTGAGCCAGAACCATGTGCACGTGCAGCTCGGAGTCCAGTGGGATCATCAAACCCCTCCAAGGCACCGACAACGTCCTCAGGGCCACTTGCCAATGAAAAGAAGATCTCATCCTGCCAGTTCACAGGCTGCTCTGCTTTGCCAGAGATGTCTAACCCTCCACACAACACTGGTTCCACCCCGGCACCTCCACCCCCGGCACCTCCACCCCCAccctctggcacagcagccatGAACCCCACATCCCTGATGACGAATacacctccagcccctccactCCCTGGTGTccctccacccccacccccactgCCTGGCATGGAGGgtattccccctcctcctccaccatTGCCTGGAATGGTGGGCATccctccacccccacccccattGCCTGGCATGGGTGGTATCCCACCTCCTCCACCCCCATTGCCTGGTATGGGTGGTATCCCACCTCCTCCACCACCATTGCCTGGCATGGTGGGCATccctccacccccacccccattGCCTGGCACGGGTGGTATCCCACCTCCTCCACCACCATTGCCTGGCATGGGTGGtatccctccccctccccctccgtTGCCTGGCATGGGTGGCATTCCACCCCCTCCACCCCTCCTGCCTGGCATGGCAGGAGATCACATAGAAGCTGTGGTGGCCTCCCAGTTCAGCTGCCCTCTTGGCATGGGCCGGCCTCCCCGCAAGGCAGTGAAGACGCCAACGCTGAGAATGAAGAAGCTGAACTGGCAGAAGCTGCCCTCCAACGTGGTGAGAG AGGGTCACTCGATGTGGGCTTcggtgagcagcagcagtgaggaaacTATAGAGCCCAACTACACCAGCATAGAGCAGCTGTTTTGCTTTCCACAACCAACCCCCAAGGAGAAGACAGTCACCCCAGTGAAGGCAGAGCCAAAGGAG atCACATTTTTGGACTCCAAGAAAAGTCTCAATTTGAACATATTTTTGAAGCAGTTTAAATG ctccaaTGAAGAGGTGACTGCCATGATCCGGAATGGGGACCGGACCAAGTTCGATGTTGAGGTTCTGAAGCAGTTGCTGAAGCTGCTTCCTGAAAAGCATGAG ATAGAAAACCTGAAGGCCTTCAAAGAAGAGAAATCAAAGCTAGCAAACGCAGATCAGTTTTATCTTCTCCTCCTTCAGATTCCCAG CTATCAGCTGCGCATTGAGTGTATGCTGATCTGTGAAGAGACCATCGTCGTGCTGGACATGATTCAGCCTAAAGCTGAAGCCATCCGGAGAGCCTGCGAAG ATCTTCTGACCAGTCATCGCCTGCCACTCTTTTGTCAACTGATTCTCAAAGTTGGAAACTTCCTGAACTAT GGGAGTCACACGGGCGATGCCGATGGGTTTAAGATCAGCACTTTGCTCAAACTAACGGAAACCAAAGCAAACCAGACCCGCATCACACTGCTCCACCATATTCTAGAG GAAGTAGAAAACAGCCACAAGGACCTACTGGAACTGCCAAAGGATCTTGAATATGTTTCAAAAGCAGCAGG AATTAATCTTGATATTATACGCACGGAGTCCAGTACCAATTTAAAGAAGTTGCTGGAGCTTCAGCGGAAAGTCTTATCATCAAATGATGATGTGAAACAACAGTACGAGAAGCCAATCCAG GATAGCATCGATGCCTCCAAAAAGCTGGAAGAAGAATTTGAAACCattgaaaggaagagagaagaacTTGCAAATTATCTCTGTGAAGACCCAAGCAAGTTGTCCCTAGAGGACATATTTAGCATCATGAAGACCTTCAGAGATCTATTCATCCGAGCTCTGAAG gaaaacaaggacAGAAAGGAGCAAGCTGCCaaagcagagaagaggaaaaaacagctggaagaggaagaggggaagagacaaaagggagaaaatggaaaagtca ttAAGAAGGGTTTGGGGAAGCAGGACGAGGTGTGTGTCATCGATGCACTGCTGGCCGACATCAGGAAAGGGTTCACACTGAGAAAGACAAAGAACAGGCACGAGTCGGATGCAATTCCTAAACCCTTGTCTGAGGAGAGCCCGGAGGAAAGCCAGTCTG gaAAGAGCATAAAGGATCCACAAGAAGCCGGGAAGCAGATCAGTGATGAgaccaaacaaaacaaggatGGTGATCACTCAGAAAGCACTCCCCCCTCAGCCACTGCCCTGACGGAGATGGGCAGAGGTGTTACAGATGCTTCACCTTCAAACCAGGTGTTACCTAAAAACAACGCTGGAGGAAGTTTGCCATTTGACTCCCAGACCGAAAGTCCATCCGTGAGCTTGGTGGAAGCTGATGGGGCTGGTCAGCTCATGCCtggcactgggatggagcagaCAGACAACTGGGCAAGCCTCCAGCCGAGCACAAAGGGCAGCTCCCTTGCCTTCTCTTTGGCTGACACAGGCTCAAGGATAAGCTTTGTGAGCAGCAGTTCAGCCACTGCTCTGAGAGACCAGCTCAGCTGGACTAATGGGTCCCTCTCAGAAGGCCAGGACAAGGAATGCCTAGCTGATGGTTCAGAGAGCTACAGGCTGGCACAGGAGCCAGAACCCCAGCTGAGCAAGACCAGGACAGACCCCGGCAGCGCTCAGTCTGCTCCCTGCAATGAGGCTCATCAGGCAGAGTCAAAAGAgatgacaaaagaaaatgaagaccCTGGTACAGACTCGCTGTTGGACACCTCTCAGGAGAAGTCCTTCTCAGAGGAGCCAGCCACTGACTCCTCTTGTTCAGCAACACTTACTCCAGAGCAAACTCACACCgacagggaaaagcagaggcCACCTGGGAAAcggaagaagaagaagaggcaCAGCAAAAGCTACTCAG CAGAGGTTGAGAGTGATACTGGagataataaaacaaaaaaaggttgTGTGACACAATGA
- the INF2 gene encoding inverted formin-2 isoform X2: MSIKKEGAHKKWAALKEKLGPQETDQSEANLENAEPELCIRLLQMPSVVNYSGLKKRLENSDDAWMVQFLELCGLDLLLEALDRLSGRGVARISDALLQLTCISCVRAVMNSHKGIEYIVSNEGYVRKLFQALDTTNVMVKKQIFELLAALCIYSSDGHALALDALDHYKSVKNQQYRFSIIMNELSNTDNVPYMVTLLSAINAIILGKEELRTRTQIRNEFIGLQLLDVLDKLRDIEEEDLLIQCDTFEEFKVEDDEELLKMCDGINMNDHHEVFSSLFNKVSRSPVSVQLLSILQSLLHLEPSHQSSLLLWESLDAVVNRALLLANDIQGNTVEEVMERLLSTKKHPNKQKRAENRLSGSAAGGAQGEPEPCARAARSPVGSSNPSKAPTTSSGPLANEKKISSCQFTGCSALPEMSNPPHNTGSTPAPPPPAPPPPPSGTAAMNPTSLMTNTPPAPPLPGVPPPPPPLPGMEGIPPPPPPLPGMVGIPPPPPPLPGMGGIPPPPPPLPGMGGIPPPPPPLPGMVGIPPPPPPLPGTGGIPPPPPPLPGMGGIPPPPPPLPGMGGIPPPPPLLPGMAGDHIEAVVASQFSCPLGMGRPPRKAVKTPTLRMKKLNWQKLPSNVVREGHSMWASVSSSSEETIEPNYTSIEQLFCFPQPTPKEKTVTPVKAEPKEITFLDSKKSLNLNIFLKQFKCSNEEVTAMIRNGDRTKFDVEVLKQLLKLLPEKHEIENLKAFKEEKSKLANADQFYLLLLQIPSYQLRIECMLICEETIVVLDMIQPKAEAIRRACEDLLTSHRLPLFCQLILKVGNFLNYGSHTGDADGFKISTLLKLTETKANQTRITLLHHILEEVENSHKDLLELPKDLEYVSKAAGINLDIIRTESSTNLKKLLELQRKVLSSNDDVKQQYEKPIQDSIDASKKLEEEFETIERKREELANYLCEDPSKLSLEDIFSIMKTFRDLFIRALKENKDRKEQAAKAEKRKKQLEEEEGKRQKGENGKVIKKGLGKQDEVCVIDALLADIRKGFTLRKTKNRHESDAIPKPLSEESPEESQSGKSIKDPQEAGKQISDETKQNKDGDHSESTPPSATALTEMGRGVTDASPSNQVLPKNNAGGSLPFDSQTESPSVSLVEADGAGQLMPGTGMEQTDNWASLQPSTKGSSLAFSLADTGSRISFVSSSSATALRDQLSWTNGSLSEGQDKECLADGSESYRLAQEPEPQLSKTRTDPGSAQSAPCNEAHQAESKEMTKENEDPGTDSLLDTSQEKSFSEEPATDSSCSATLTPEQTHTDREKQRPPGKRKKKKRHSKSYSEVESDTGDNKTKKGCVTQ, encoded by the exons ATGTCAATCAAAAAGGAAGGTGCCCACAAGAAGTGGGCTGCCCTGAAGGAGAAACTCGGACCCCAGGAGACTGACCAGTCAGAGGCCAACCTGGAAAATGCAGAGCCGGAGCTGTGCATCCGTCTCCTGCAAATGCCATCGGTGGTGAACTACTCTGGGCTGAAGAAGCGTCTGGAGAACAGCGACGATGCCTGGATGGTCCAGTTCCTGGAGCTGTGTGGGCTGGACCTCCTTCTGGAAGCCCTGGACAGGCTGTCTGGGCGAGGAGTGGCCAGGATATCCGATGCTTTGCTTCAGCTCACCTGCATTAGCTGCGTGCGAGCCGTCATGAACTCCCACAAAGGCATCGAATACATTGTGAGCAACGAGGGCTATGTCAGAAAACTCTTCCAAG caCTTGACACAACTAATGTCATGgtcaaaaagcaaatatttgagCTCCTGGCTGCACTGTGCATTTACTCATCAGATGGCCATGCTTTGGCTCTGGATGCCTTGGACCATTACAAG AGTGTGAAGAACCAGCAGTATCGATTCAGCATCATAATGAACGAGCTCTCCAACACAGACAACGTGCCATACATGGTGACACTGCTGAGTGCTATCAATGCCATCATACTGGGGAAAGAAGAGCTAAGAACAAGGACACAAATCAGAAACGAATTCATAG GGCTTCAGCTGTTGGATGTTTTAGACAAGCTAAG AGACATCGAAGAGGAGGATCTGCTTATCCAGTGTGATACATTTGAGGAGTTCAAGGTAGAAGATGATGAGGAATTATTAAAGATGTGTGATGGCATAAACATGAATGATCATCATGAGGTCTTTTCATCTCTCTTCAATAAA GTGAGCCGCTCTCCAGTCTCCGTCCAGCTGCTGTCCATCCTTCAGAGCCTGCTGCACTTGGAACCATCTCATCAgtccagcctcctgctgtgggAGTCCTTGGATGCTGTAGTGAACAGAGCCCTTTTGCTTGCAAATGACA TTCAAGGGAACACAGTTGAAGAAGTCATGGAGAGGTTGCTGTCTACCAAGAAACATCCAAACAAGCAAAAGCGAGCTGAGAACCGGCTGTCTGGGAGTGCAGCTGGAGGCGCCCAGGGTGAGCCAGAACCATGTGCACGTGCAGCTCGGAGTCCAGTGGGATCATCAAACCCCTCCAAGGCACCGACAACGTCCTCAGGGCCACTTGCCAATGAAAAGAAGATCTCATCCTGCCAGTTCACAGGCTGCTCTGCTTTGCCAGAGATGTCTAACCCTCCACACAACACTGGTTCCACCCCGGCACCTCCACCCCCGGCACCTCCACCCCCAccctctggcacagcagccatGAACCCCACATCCCTGATGACGAATacacctccagcccctccactCCCTGGTGTccctccacccccacccccactgCCTGGCATGGAGGgtattccccctcctcctccaccatTGCCTGGAATGGTGGGCATccctccacccccacccccattGCCTGGCATGGGTGGTATCCCACCTCCTCCACCCCCATTGCCTGGTATGGGTGGTATCCCACCTCCTCCACCACCATTGCCTGGCATGGTGGGCATccctccacccccacccccattGCCTGGCACGGGTGGTATCCCACCTCCTCCACCACCATTGCCTGGCATGGGTGGtatccctccccctccccctccgtTGCCTGGCATGGGTGGCATTCCACCCCCTCCACCCCTCCTGCCTGGCATGGCAGGAGATCACATAGAAGCTGTGGTGGCCTCCCAGTTCAGCTGCCCTCTTGGCATGGGCCGGCCTCCCCGCAAGGCAGTGAAGACGCCAACGCTGAGAATGAAGAAGCTGAACTGGCAGAAGCTGCCCTCCAACGTGGTGAGAG AGGGTCACTCGATGTGGGCTTcggtgagcagcagcagtgaggaaacTATAGAGCCCAACTACACCAGCATAGAGCAGCTGTTTTGCTTTCCACAACCAACCCCCAAGGAGAAGACAGTCACCCCAGTGAAGGCAGAGCCAAAGGAG atCACATTTTTGGACTCCAAGAAAAGTCTCAATTTGAACATATTTTTGAAGCAGTTTAAATG ctccaaTGAAGAGGTGACTGCCATGATCCGGAATGGGGACCGGACCAAGTTCGATGTTGAGGTTCTGAAGCAGTTGCTGAAGCTGCTTCCTGAAAAGCATGAG ATAGAAAACCTGAAGGCCTTCAAAGAAGAGAAATCAAAGCTAGCAAACGCAGATCAGTTTTATCTTCTCCTCCTTCAGATTCCCAG CTATCAGCTGCGCATTGAGTGTATGCTGATCTGTGAAGAGACCATCGTCGTGCTGGACATGATTCAGCCTAAAGCTGAAGCCATCCGGAGAGCCTGCGAAG ATCTTCTGACCAGTCATCGCCTGCCACTCTTTTGTCAACTGATTCTCAAAGTTGGAAACTTCCTGAACTAT GGGAGTCACACGGGCGATGCCGATGGGTTTAAGATCAGCACTTTGCTCAAACTAACGGAAACCAAAGCAAACCAGACCCGCATCACACTGCTCCACCATATTCTAGAG GAAGTAGAAAACAGCCACAAGGACCTACTGGAACTGCCAAAGGATCTTGAATATGTTTCAAAAGCAGCAGG AATTAATCTTGATATTATACGCACGGAGTCCAGTACCAATTTAAAGAAGTTGCTGGAGCTTCAGCGGAAAGTCTTATCATCAAATGATGATGTGAAACAACAGTACGAGAAGCCAATCCAG GATAGCATCGATGCCTCCAAAAAGCTGGAAGAAGAATTTGAAACCattgaaaggaagagagaagaacTTGCAAATTATCTCTGTGAAGACCCAAGCAAGTTGTCCCTAGAGGACATATTTAGCATCATGAAGACCTTCAGAGATCTATTCATCCGAGCTCTGAAG gaaaacaaggacAGAAAGGAGCAAGCTGCCaaagcagagaagaggaaaaaacagctggaagaggaagaggggaagagacaaaagggagaaaatggaaaagtca ttAAGAAGGGTTTGGGGAAGCAGGACGAGGTGTGTGTCATCGATGCACTGCTGGCCGACATCAGGAAAGGGTTCACACTGAGAAAGACAAAGAACAGGCACGAGTCGGATGCAATTCCTAAACCCTTGTCTGAGGAGAGCCCGGAGGAAAGCCAGTCTG gaAAGAGCATAAAGGATCCACAAGAAGCCGGGAAGCAGATCAGTGATGAgaccaaacaaaacaaggatGGTGATCACTCAGAAAGCACTCCCCCCTCAGCCACTGCCCTGACGGAGATGGGCAGAGGTGTTACAGATGCTTCACCTTCAAACCAGGTGTTACCTAAAAACAACGCTGGAGGAAGTTTGCCATTTGACTCCCAGACCGAAAGTCCATCCGTGAGCTTGGTGGAAGCTGATGGGGCTGGTCAGCTCATGCCtggcactgggatggagcagaCAGACAACTGGGCAAGCCTCCAGCCGAGCACAAAGGGCAGCTCCCTTGCCTTCTCTTTGGCTGACACAGGCTCAAGGATAAGCTTTGTGAGCAGCAGTTCAGCCACTGCTCTGAGAGACCAGCTCAGCTGGACTAATGGGTCCCTCTCAGAAGGCCAGGACAAGGAATGCCTAGCTGATGGTTCAGAGAGCTACAGGCTGGCACAGGAGCCAGAACCCCAGCTGAGCAAGACCAGGACAGACCCCGGCAGCGCTCAGTCTGCTCCCTGCAATGAGGCTCATCAGGCAGAGTCAAAAGAgatgacaaaagaaaatgaagaccCTGGTACAGACTCGCTGTTGGACACCTCTCAGGAGAAGTCCTTCTCAGAGGAGCCAGCCACTGACTCCTCTTGTTCAGCAACACTTACTCCAGAGCAAACTCACACCgacagggaaaagcagaggcCACCTGGGAAAcggaagaagaagaagaggcaCAGCAAAAGCTACTCAG AGGTTGAGAGTGATACTGGagataataaaacaaaaaaaggttgTGTGACACAATGA